In Cololabis saira isolate AMF1-May2022 chromosome 10, fColSai1.1, whole genome shotgun sequence, a single window of DNA contains:
- the LOC133452648 gene encoding myomegalin-like isoform X6, whose product MLDLKMKETCRICGRELCGNQRRWIFHPTAKLNLQVLLSYALGRELDRDGRGEFACSKCTFMLDRMYRFDTVIARVEALSIERLQRLLQEKHRLRQCVSGLYRKTNSEEGGVALTGTNEGNGDGMVDISGLTHAKYCALLQEDLVYSMYESWADDSLDCHHHHHHHCSAGPGSEATAVGSRRCVSSTPRKCRGCSYWRVADSDYEAVCKVPRKLARSISCGPSTRYSASVSGGSATGGAGDAERRNVDDSEEAPSSRTLVPGSQDRSRMSDSDRTLAGRVSSSPSVASLETGEEYTHPGTMTDGPLSPGEAIDDRMSDTLSEERMGTPHDRASTGSSLSLALCLLQSYAVYRPVRSIKGSKLPVLVQRGPSNGGSRLSFADPVLGMSYGSPDGEGENHMPTLELETPLIRLGGDQDWHLADVEDFLEDLFKEYPPPRPHQSLVEEQQSQLNQYECAAGQCVSELQKAQLQVQSLQAKIHEGEANNMKLQEKLNEMECELRSLRQAAQGQERTIQGLTESISTKDSEAQELYQLIEGQNSTLCKLQEMAHRNKLAQTKASVGVGDSLTLAQLQSELLAVQSSLFSLGLELEANQRTLRQSQRQGDDLLRFKDRLNSDLQEALQHREVTEKHNQDLCIALQKIRSELQAKEAALKEGEAEKNSAMHEKDRAIAQLKCSLQDKEQQLQEYLEMLDSTGSSKPRDALLEKLRERIKERDRALECSIDDKFHCLEELEGQVRRLQLALREKERDMERLRCIVSNNEETITSLDSLERGKEQELEQAAEAYRNIQWLKQQSDDKEKNTVREKDAIINQLQAALQARSQETQDLTAALVARVQAGPNEVVEELRARIALKDKLFQELMSDRNCQTNEHQAQVQDLLNTLSTKDQYLQDYSYRLSLVISERTGQLQELRRQLTQKEQDLCELRRDKESELGGEKQRLQSLLKEKEAFIKELIQAQEEAAQPFAKESEAEIKALKEELQLVLKKEMDAQKEISALHLSLAHQYSEEGVTKDSTDHLCVLEQLVSEYNELNDALRAEKRLYQNLQHLHSNDGSRSSKNIQGLHTELDSVQALRGQLEEVLSRTRSMALALEREAKRQPDFGELSTEEEGDDEEGSSDEFTDSIEEDDNNPAGRLVNPVQDYVKAQGDECGTGGAVFERVTQKAEIDQLEEAKRELEGELEEIRSQLESDGYTSMAEMRSALEMLQQENQILKENLGRSGALGLRTNTEQTLNQEEEEEEEEEEEEEEEEGSEGEDEDCENFPVLSGKRGPPSVGLSDEPGKRHCMRPHSLDLTSHQTQTFQGKGLAGGSTQVAELWQDIEEGLQKQTVRLRSDLAQSHQDNRELQERLMVSEATVQAQAEQLKDYRDLLTETSVQQASKQVQVDLQDLGYETCGRSENEAEREDTSSPEFDDLEMCTSLSHHDCEGVSTSWYTQDCSSSRDAFKMGDESASLQHLVQDLRSQLSHSHKVIRGLQLRVRSLSNTSDYASSLERTPRKVNWALETSSTPSGMEEDEGWMSDTQRNGSGSRPSRELQQLMDRVASLEAQLKSTRVESKGQAEEGKCATWPGKYNSLIQAQARELSHLRQRMREGQGVGHILTQHLGDTTKAFEELLRANDIDYYMGQSFREQLAQSSALAQRVIIKISGRERAESHDDKTGHELLALRLSKELQQKDKLIESLHTKLHQRNDTPSSCHALSETTDQSDRTSLVSDEYQTHEDLELCSDIDSREYQEEHRLQQQELASGPNVRPSLHPPPCPHGPLKTSSSCPNMLYSAPLGMTSGLAGALFSAPASSSPSVLSGPNVWGYEVPSDPRPRALSVIAVRPELDTLYKQMSEQRRGLAFPHEKTLLSLSPGVHSQHDNYTQLSHHAFQQYQLGGIPGGHSLPSDFGLAAGRPLWDVEHFGHPVGGCSGNQPGSGEAGVNLIEEHLREVRCLRQRLEESIRTNEGLRQQLEEKLASVGRDGGAPTNIYIQGLDTVTQLSNEIRVLKEENITLQSRLQASTDTSEEVVRLQEAVFTARARLKQAELEAEQWKEELRRLQAHSQEQGQQIHTLRQERQTGQEKTNRLQHEVSLLQQQLCESRELIHSLQSELHVYDRMCSGTNAKKGYLCEVGGLPVELGELLGELRSLRAQLQSNVQENSALKQLELHKQLEQKLGSPRTPSLSALTASPQRENFYRRQLLHDPLDPHSELEGEAPDGSFANRNGRHAIGHVDDFSALQQQVLEGRSLVQRMEATLQACLSPPLLEGNHRENTKLILDYGCVKGLLSNTKTLRQILEEAMSLLKMFWRAALPSTDSSAQNLKKEQCMQEEILSLKLRMSEQDEVLKGTIQRLRSTSRTKESMEHFIVNQLSRTRDVLKKARTNLEKNERRLSSLSSSSSSPPCAAEDPRGAARERPAHCSVLRTGGTSRIVGAAANQRPATRKRSSQCLF is encoded by the exons ATGCTTGATCTCAAGATGAAGGAGACGTGTCGTATCTGTGGACGGGAGCTCTGCGGTAACCAGCGGCGATGGATCTTCCACCCGACTGCCAAGCTGAACCTACAGGTGCTGCTGTCTTACGCCCTGGGCCGAGAGCTGGACCGAGACGGCAGGGGAGAGTTCGCCTGCTCCAAGTGCACCTTCATGCTGGACCGCATGTATCGCTTTGACACGGTCATCGCTCGTGTGGAGGCCCTGTCCATCGAAAGGTTGCAGCGGCTCTTGCAGGAGAAACACCGGCTGAGGCAGTGCGTCAGTGGCCTCTACAGGAAGACCAACTCAGAGGAGGGTGGTGTAGCTCTGACCGGAACTAACGAAGGCAACGGAGATGGGATGGTGGATATTTCAGGTCTCACTCATGCAAAGTACTGTGCCCTGCTGCAGGAGGATTTGGTGTACTCCATGTACGAGTCCTGGGCTGACGACAGCCTGGACtgccaccaccatcaccaccatcactgTTCTGCTGGTCCGGGGTCAGAGGCCACGGCTGTGGGCTCACGCCGCTGTGTGTCTAGCACTCCTAGGAAATGCCGGGGTTGTTCCTACTGGCGGGTGGCTGATTCCGACTATGAAGCTGTCTGTAAGGTGCCCAGGAAGTTAGCGCGGAGCATTTCCTGTGGGCCATCAACCAGATATTCAGCCAGCGTTAGTGGAGGGAGTGCGACTGGAGGAGCGGGGGACGCCGAGAGGAGAAATGTGGACGATTCAGAAGAAGCCCCTTCTTCTCGGACATTAGTTCCTGGATCTCAAGATCGTTCTAGAATGTCAGACAGCGATCGGACCCTGGCTGGGCGAGTGAGCTCCAGCCCTTCAGTTGCATCCCTGGAGACGGGTGAAGAATACACTCATCCTGGAACCATGACAGACGGGCCGCTGAGCCCCGGGGAGGCAATAGACGACCGCATGTCAGATACCCTGTCCGAGGAGCGCATGGGGACACCACACGACCGAGCCTCAACGGGATCCAGCCTATCTCTGGCCCTCTGTTTGCTGCAAAGCTATGCTGTCTACCGGCCAGTCCGGAGCATCAAGGGGAGCAAGCTGCCCGTCTTGGTCCAGCGTGGTCCCAGTAATGGAGGTTCAAGGCTGAGCTTCGCTGATCCCGTCCTGGGAATGTCTTATGGGAGCCCAGATGGAGAAGGAGAGAACCACATGCCGACGCTGGAGCTGGAGACCCCTTTGATCAGGCTGGGCGGAGATCAGGATTGGCATCTGGCTGACGTGGAGGATTTCCTGGAAGATTTGTTCAAAGAGTATCCTCCTCCACGTCCCCATCAG AGCCTTGTTGAAGAGCAGCAGAGTCAACTCAACCAGTACGAGTGTGCAGCCGGTCAGTGTGTGAGCGAGCTGCAGAAGGCCCAGCTCCAGGTGCAATCCCTGCAGGCTAAGATCCACGAAGGCGAGGCCAACAACATG AAGCTGCAGGAGAAGCTGAACGAGATGGAGTGTGAGCTGCGTTCACTCCGCCAGGCTGCCCAAGGTCAGGAAAGAACCATTCAGGGCCTCACTGAGTCCATCAGCACCAAAGACAGCGAG GCCCAGGAGCTGTACCAGCTGATCGAAGGGCAAAACAGCACTCTGTGTAAGCTGCAAGAAATGGCCCATCGCAACAAGCTTGCTCAAACCAAG GCTTCAGTGGGGGTGGGTGACTCCTTGACTCTGGCCCAGCTGCAGAGCGAGCTGCTGGCAGTGCAGAGCTCCCTGTTCTCTCTGGGTCTGGAGCTGGAGGCCAATCAGAGGACTCTGAGACAAAGCCAGAGGCAAGGAGACGACCTGTTGAGATTCAAGGACAGACTCAACTCTGATCTACAGGAGGCACTGCAGCACAGGGAGGTCACAGAGAAACACAATCAG GACCTGTGCATTGCCCTTCAGAAGATTCGCTCTGAGCTCCAGGCTAAAGAAGCAGCTTTGAAGGAGGGTGAAGCAGAGAAGAATTCAGCGATGCATGAGAAAGACAGGGCCATTGCACAGCTGAAATGTTCCCTGCAAGACAAGGAGCAACAGCTGCAG GAGTACCTGGAGATGCTGGACTCGACAGGAAGCTCCAAACCAAGAGATGCCTTACTGGAGAAGTTAAGGGAGCGGATTAAAGAAAGAGACAGAGCTCTTGag TGCTCCATTGATGACAAGTTCCACTGTCTGGAGGAACTTGAGGGTCAGGTGAGGAGACTACAGCTGGCCCTCAGAGAGAAGGAGCGAGACATGGAGAGACTCCGCTGCATCGTATCCAACAACGAGGAGACCATCACG AGTCTAGATTCGCTGGAGCGGGGTAAAGAGCAGGAGTTGGAGCAGGCGGCCGAGGCCTACAGGAACATCCAGTGGTTGAAGCAGCAGAGCGACGACAAGGAGAAAAACACTGTGAGAGAGAAAGATGCCATCATAAACCAGCTACAGGCCGCTCTGCAGGCACGCAGCCAGGAGACGCag GATCTGACGGCTGCACTTGTTGCCAGAGTCCAGGCTGGTCCCAACGAAGTGGTAGAGGAACTGAGGGCTCGGATAGCTCTGAAAGACAAGCTCTTCCAAGAGCTGATGTCAGACCGCAACTGCCAGACGAATGAGCATCAAGCACAGGTCCAAGATCTGCTCAACACTCTCAGCACCAAAGACCAGTACCTGCAG GACTACTCCTACAGGCTATCCTTAGTAATCAGTGAGCGGACAGGCCAGCTGCAGGAGCTCCGCAGACAGCTGACACAAAAGGAACAAGATCTGTGCGAGCTGAGACGGGACAAGGAGAGCGAGTTGGGAGGCGAGAAGCAGCGTCTGCAGAGTCTGCTCAAAGAGAAGGAGGCTTTTATCAAG GAGCTGATTCAAGCGCAGGAAGAAGCTGCACAGCCGTTTGCAAAGGAAAGCGAGGCAGAGATTAAGGCTCtgaaagaggagttgcagctgGTGCTCAAGAAGGAGATGGATGCTCAG AAGGAAATCTCAGCTCTGCATTTGTCTCTGGCTCACCAGTATTCGGAGGAAGGCGTCACAAAAGACAGCACCGATCACCTA TGTGTGCTGGAGCAGCTGGTGTCTGAGTACAACGAGCTGAACGATGCCCTGAGGGCAGAGAAGAGACTGTACCAGAACCTGCAGCATCTTCACAGCAATGACGG cagcAGAAGCTCAAAAAATATTCAGGGCCTCCACACTGAGCTAGATTCTGTGCAGGCGCTCCGTGGACAGCTGGAGGAGGTCCTGTCCAGGACACGCAGCATGGCCCTGGCGCTGGAAAGGGAAGCTAAAAGGCAGCCTGACTTTGGAG AGCTCAGCACAGAAGAGGAAGGAGATGATGAAGAAGGCAGCAGTGATGAGTTCACAGACAGCATCGAGGAGGATGATAATAATCCTGCTGGGAGACTTGTTAACCCTGTTCAG GATTATGTGAAAGCTCAAGGAGATGAATGTGGGACTGGAGGTGCAGTATTTGAGAGAGTCACCCAGAAAGCTGAAATAGATCAGCTTGAAGAAGCAAAGAGAGAGCTAGAAGGTGAACTTGAAGAGATACGCTCACAACTGGAAAGTGATGGATACACCTCTATGGCTGAGATGAG GAGTGCCCTGGAGATGTTGCAGCAAGAGAACCAGATATTGAAAGAAAACCTGGGAAGATCTGGAGCATTGGGGCTGAGGACAAATACAGAGCAGACTCTGAaccaagaggaggaggaggaggaagaggaagaggaagaggaagaggaggaggagggcagtGAGGGAGAGGATGAAGATTGTGAAAACTTTCCAGTGTTGTCGGGGAAGCGAGGTCCTCCTTCAGTTGGTTTGAGCGACGAGCCGGGGAAGAGGCACTGCATGAGACCGCACTCCCTGGACCTGACATCCCACCAAACTCAGACG TTTCAGGGTAAGGGTCTGGCTGGTGGCAGCACTCAGGTGGCAGAGCTCTGGCAGGATATAGAGGAGGGTCTCCAAAAGCAGACAGTCCGCCTGCGCTCCGACCTGGCTCAGAGCCACCAAGACAACAGGGAGCTCCAGGAGAGGCTGATGGTGTCTGAAGCCACCGTTCAGGCTCAGGCGGAGCAGCTGAAGGACTACAGAGATCTGCTCA CAGAGACATCGGTCCAGCAGGCCAGTAAGCAGGTGCAggtggacctgcaggacctgggtTATGAGACCTGCGGCCGGAGCGAGAATGAGGCCGAGAGAGAAGACACCAGCAGCCCAG AGTTTGATGACCTGGAGATGTGTACATCGCTGTCCCATCATGACTGTGAAGGCGTGAGCACAAGCTGGTACACTCAagactgcagcagcagcagagatgcCTTTAAAATGGGGGATGAGTCAGCTTCTCTCCAGCACCTCGTTCAGGATCTGCGCTCACAGTTATCCCACTCCCACAAAGTGATCCGTGGACTCCAGCTGCGAGTCCGCTCCCTGTCTAACACCAGCGACTATGCCTCCAGCCTGGAGCGCACTCCGCGCAAG GTTAACTGGGCGCTTGAGACATCATCAACCCCCAGCGGTATGGAAGAGGATGAAGGCTGGATGTCTGACACCCAGAGAAATGGCTCCGGCtccaggcccagcagggagcTGCAACAGCTGATGGATCGAGTTGCATCGCTGGAGGCTCAGCTGAAGAGCACCAGGGTGGAGAGCAAAGGCCAAGCAGAAGAAGGGAAATGTGCCACCTGGCCTGG GAAGTACAACTCTCTGATCCAGGCACAAGCTCGCGAGCTATCCCACCTGAGGCAGAGGATGAGAGAGGGACAGGGAGTCGGCCACATCCTGACCCAACACCTGGGAGATACTACCAAG GCTTTTGAAGAGCTCCTGCGGGCCAACGATATTGATTACTACATGGGTCAGAGCTTTAGAGAGCAGCTGGCTCAGAGCTCTGCTCTGGCACAAAGAGTTATCATCAAGATCAGTGGAC GAGAGCGTGCAGAGAGCCATGATGACAAGACAGGCCATGAGCTGCTCGCCTTAAG GCTGAGCAaggagctgcagcagaaagaTAAACTCATCGAGTCGCTCCACACCAAGCTGCATCAACGCAACGACACCCCGTCCAGCTGCCACGCCCTCTCTGAGACCACCGACCAGTCGGACAGGACCTCCTTGGTGTCTGACGAGTACCAGACCCACGAGGACTTGGAGCTGTGCTCGGACATCGACTCCAGGGAATATCAGGAAGAGCACCGGCTGCAGCAACAGGAACTCGCATCAGGACCAAATG TCCGCCCATCTCTTCATCCCCCTCCCTGTCCTCATGGTCCCCTCAAGACCTCCAGCAGCTGTCCCAACATGCTTTACTCAGCTCCTCTTGGTATGACCAGTGGATTAGCTGGAG CCCTTTTCAGTGCCCCTGCCTCTTCCTCCCCCTCTGTCCTCTCTGGCCCTAATGTCTGGGGTTATGAAGTCCCTTCTGACCCCCGGCCCAGGGCCCTGTCTGTGATCGCTGTTCGCCCCGAGCTGGACACGCTGTACAAACAGATGAGTGAGCAGCGCAGGG GACTTGCATTCCCCCATGAGAAGACGCTGCTCAGTCTTTCGCCAGGAGTCCACAGCCAGCACGACAACTACACCCAGCTATCCCATCATGCATTTCAGCAGTACCAGCTGGGAGGCATCCCAGGGGGTCACTCACTGCCGTCTGACTTTGGTCTAGCGGCGGGGAGACCTCTGTGGGATGTGGAACACTTTGGTCATCCAGTTGGAGGCTGTTCTGGTAACCAGCCAGGAAGCGGCGAAGCAG GTGTAAATTTGATAGAGGAGCACCTGCGGGAGGTGAGGTGTCTCCGTCAGCGTTTGGAGGAGTCTATCAGGACAAATGAGGGACTCCGAcagcagctggaggagaagctggCCTCTGTTGGGCGTGATGGAG gaGCACCAACAAATATTTATATTCAAGGATTGGACACAGTCACTCAACTGTCCAATGAAATAAGGGTCCTGAAAGAGGAAAATATCACTCTACAGTCACGCCTTCAGGCCAGCACAG ACACAAGTGAGGAGGTGGTGCGGTTGCAGGAGGCCGTGTTCACCGCACGCGCCCGTCTGAAACAAGCAGAGCTGGAGGCCGAGCAGTGGAAGGAGGAGCTCAGACGGCTGCAGGCCCACAGTCAGGAGCAGGGCCAGCAGATTCACACCTTACGGCAGGAACGACAGACCGGCCAGGAGAAAACTAACAG GCTACAGCACGAGGTgtctctgctgcagcagcagctgtgtgAGAGCAGGGAGCTCATCCACTCCCTGCAGAGCGAGCTTCATGTTTATGATCGAATGTGCTCGGGCACAAATGCTAAAAAAG GTTACCTGTGTGAGGTTGGAGGTCTTCCAGTGGAGCTGGGGGAGCTGCTTGGGGAGCTCCGAAGTCTGCGGGCCCAGCTGCAGAGCAACGTGCAGGAGAACAGTGCCCTCAAACAGCTTGAGCTCCAcaagcagctggaacagaagttAGGGTCTCCCCGGACTCCGTCTCTCTCTGCTCTCACTGCCAGCCCTCAGAGAGAAAACTTCTACAGACGACAGCTGCTTCATG ATCCTCTTGATCCGCACTCTGAGTTGGAGGGGGAGGCACCTGACGGATCATTCGCCAACCGTAACGGTCGCCACGCTATCGGTCACGTGGACGACTTCAGCGCCCTGCAACAGCAAGTCCTAGAGGGCCGGAGTCTTGTCCAGCGGATGGAGGCGACCCTGCAGGCCTGCCTCAGCCCGCCGCTGCTGGAGGGCAACCACAGAGAGAACACTAAGCTG ATTCTGGACTACGGCTGTGTAAAGGGTCTTCTGTCCAACACGAAGACACTAAGGCAGATCTTAGAGGAGGCGATGTCACTGCTCAAGATGTTCTGGAGAGCAGCTCTCCCCAGCACGGATTCTTCCGCTCAAAATCTAAAGAAG gaGCAGTGCATGCAGGAGGAGATCTTGTCTCTGAAGCTGCGCATGTCAGAGCAGGACGAGGTTCTTAAAGGGACGATACAAAGACTGAGAAGCACCAGCCGCACTAAAGAGAGCATGGAGCACTTCATAGTCAACCAGT tatCAAGGACCCGTGACGTACTGAAAAAAGCGAGGACAAATTTAGAG AAGAATGAGCGGAGACTTTCATCTCTaagctcttcctcttcttctcctccttgtgCTG